Below is a window of Candidatus Zixiibacteriota bacterium DNA.
CCAGGTCACCGTTCTCGCCGAAATCGCACACGTCCGCGATTTCATTGCTGAACACCCAGAGATGTCCGGCGCGGATGCGGCGGTCTTCTTTCGGCTTGAGTCTGAGCGTGGCCATGACAAGGGAAGGTTACAGACATTCAAACCTAATTGCAAGAGCGCACAGCGAGTGGTCTGTGCCGCAATTGGTATCCACTTGTATAGTCACTATCCAGTGTAGGCGGCGACCGCACACAACAAGCTGAATCGGGAATTGTCGACTACGCAGTCTCTTACAGCACTTTCACAAATCATGCGCACTCCGGCAGCCGGATTGCAGTGCCTGTTAGTGACAGGAACCTTAAACCAATGGAGGTGAGTTATGAAAAACTGTCTAACGACTGTGTGCGTAGTGTGTATCGGATGCGCGGCGTTCGCAGCCGACAGCCCGATTTCCAAAGGAAGCGTGAGTCTCGGCGGGCAGATGTTCTTTCAATCCTTGACGGACGAGGCTTACGAGAACTGGCGTGGCGACGGGCTGACCACAATCACCCTTAATCCGCGAATAGGGGGATTCGTAGCGGACGGCCTTTCTCTCGGTGCGGAGACCGAATTCCTCTGGGGATCGCGAGGGAGTTACTCCGAGACTCTGTTCGGAATCGGTCCGAGAATCGCGTACTACTTCCCCACCAGGAAGAACCGAACAGAGATCAAGGGGTCGGTGTATCCGTATGTCGCCGGGCTGGCTACTTTTGGCTCGTGGAGCTGCGATGGCGGCGACGACGATCTCTTTATAATCAAGTTCGGTGGCGAATTGGGTGCGTTACTGATGTTCGGAAATTCGGCAGGAGCTGACGTATCGCTTCGGGTGAAACGCGACGTGTATGACGTTGGTGGGCACCCCGCATTCGGCACGAATGTCCAGTTCGGTGTGGGTCTCACCGCGTTCGTGCTCTGAGCGTCCGCGATTATGAGGGGGGACAAAGCCCGGCAGATGAGGACATCTGCCGGGCACGTTTTCATACGTATCGTGTGTGCGCGACTCAGTGACCCCTCCTGCGTCAATCGCGATTCGGATTATGGCAACCTGTAGTCACCCTTCGACAGGCTCAGGGTGACTTTAGAGTTGGCCTAACAATGGTTTTGGGCACAACACTGCCAGTTCAACACAATCTACACATAAGTCAGACTGAGCCTGTCGAAGTCTGACTAATCGCCGCGAGCAAAGACACCCTTCGACCGGTCGATAGCTCAGGGTGTTTCTAGGAAGGAATCTAACATGTATCGAACGCCATCGGGAGCATTAACGGCCTCATAACCGAAGTAGTCTGCGAAGTGCTGTACCAACAGTTCATTGAAATGCGCCGGCTTGATCTCGCGCCCGACTAACTGCGAAACCGATCCGACCGGATACTGTGTGATCCCGCACGGATTGATGAGTTTGAAGTAGTCGAGGTCAGTATTGACATTGATCGCCACACCGTGGTACGAGATCCACTTTGACACGGCCACGCCGATCGCCCCGACCTTGCGATTCTCGACCCAGATACCGGTGAGCCCCTCTTTGACACTAGCCACCAACCCCAGATCGGCGAGCGTCTCGATGACCATCTGTTCCAAATCGCGCAGGTACCGGCGCACGTCGCGGCCACGCTCTCGCAGATCGATAATCGGATAGAGCACCGCCTGCCCGGGGCCGTGGAAGGTAATGTCTCCCCCGCGCTCGATTTCGTGGAGGTCGACACCACGTGCCGCGAGATTGTCAGCAGTGACCAGCAGATTTGTTCGATCCGTTCCTCGACCCATCGTGATAACCGGCTCGTGTTCAGTCAGGATAAGACAATCCGGGACGGCGGACTCGGCCCGCCGCCGGACGAGATCCTTCTGGAAGTCCCAGGCGGTCTGATAGCGGGTGCGACCCAGGTCTATTATTCGCAGTTCACAACTCAAAGCGGCGACTCCGGAATCTCCTTCAGCGGGCCTCAAACGCTCGGCGGCAATATTGCGTAAACCGGTTGCGCAGGCAAGCCGTTCCCGTTATAATGGACCAAACCGGCCCAAACGGTCGGGGAACAATCTTCGCCCCAGGCTGTTGCAGCGGTGTGGTTTACACAACGATGTGGAACGCAAAGACAGAGGGAAATGTCAATGTATCCTGAACTGAAAGGCAAATGTGCGCTGGTGACCGGCGCGGCACGCGGTTTTGGACGGGCGATCGCCATTCGTCTGGCCGATGAGGGGGTCAAGGTGATTGTCAACTATCGACGAAGCAAAGGGGACGCCGAAGGCGTTGTTGCGGAGATCAAGAGCCGCGGCGGGCAGGCGATGGCGATCCGCGCCGATATCGGCAAAGAAGATAGCCTCGAACGCCTGTTCGAGGTCATTCGGTCAGAATGTGGACATCTTGATATAGTAATTGCCAACGCCGCGTTTGGCGTGCCCGGCAAGCTGATCGACACCACCGCCAAACACTGGGATGTCACCCTGGCGGCGTCGGCGCGGTCGCTTCTGGACATGGCCAAGCGGGCGGTGCCTTTGATGAACGACTTCGGTCGAATAATTAGTATCACCAGCGACGGCGGCCGGCGCGTTATCCCCGGCTACGGAGTTGTCGGTCCGGCGAAAGCAGCTCTGGAGTCACTTACGCGCGGATTGGCAGTGGAACTGGCGCCGCGCGGAATCCGAGTCAACGGCGTGCTGGCAGGCCTCGCGGATACGCGCTCGTCGCGCTCGATCCCCGGCGCCGACACGGTTATCTCCCACGCTAAGTTCCATACACCGTGCGGCCGTATTGTCGAGCCGGAGGATGTGGCTCAGGTTGTTGCCTTTCTCTGCTCGAATCAGGCCGACATGATCTGCGGGCAGTTTATTACCGTAGATGGCGGCCGGAATATCATGGGGTGAGTTACACCGACAGGACTAGAGACTGAACAGACGCCATGCTGTTCCGCATCGGCAATCCAGTCCTTGACATCTACCGACAATAAGTCGAGTTTGCAGGGGAGTATCGGCTTCAAGCCGCATTGAAGGAGTCCGCCATGCTTCTCAATGAGTACGACAAACCCACCAAAGCTCATTATCAGATTCTGTTGATGAGTTGGGCAGGGTGGGTGTTCGACTTCTATGATCTTATTCTCTACACTTTTCTGCTGACTCTCATCGGCAAAGACCTAAACCTTTCCAACCAGGATCTCTCATACGTACTAGGGGCGTCGCTGGCCGCGACCGCGCTCGGAGGTGTGGTATTCGGGGTGCTTTCTGATCGCTGCGGACGGAAGACGGTATTGCAGTGGACGATTCTGACATACAGCCTGGGGACGTTATTGTGCGGCTTTGCCACCGGTTTGTGGACGCTGATCGCGTTCAGGATAATCACCGGACTTGGCGTTGGCGGAGAATGGGCAACCGGACAGACGTATGTAGGCGAGACCTTTCATCCTAAAGTCCGAGGCAGATACGGCGCATACATGCAAACCGGCGCGCCGATCGGCATCGCGCTGGCTTCGGTCATCGGCGGCTTCGTCGCGCCGGAGATTGGCTGGCGGTGGTCGTTCATCATATCAGTTTTGCCGGCAGCGATGGTAATTCATATCAGAAGGAGTCTCCCAGAGTCTGATTTCTGGCTGGAACGGAGAAAGACGGCCGCTTTCAGCCTGACGAATTCCCCTACGCCGAAATCGAGTGAGCAGAACAGGCTTAGCCTACTTCTCTCCAAGGTTCACCGCAGACCGTTTATACTTGTGCTAGTTCTTGCGACCCTCGACATGACCGCCTACTGGTTCACGTATTCATGGCTGCCGGGCTATCTCCAACAGCAGCGGCAGTTTTCGCTCGTGAAGTCGGCGCTGTGGATGCTTGTCACCCAGACCGGCGGCTTTCTCGGCTATACATCATTCGGTTTCGTAGCGGACAAACTCGGGCGAAGGCCGGCATACTCGATCTACTGTTTCATCATGGCTCTCGGCCTGTTGATGATAACGCTCATGTGGGATGCGATCGCAGCGAATCCGACAGTCATACTGCTGTTCATGTTTCTTGTGGGTTTCGGCACTGGGATGTTCGGCGGTTATGGGCCGCTGATCTCTGAGTTGTTTCCGACCGGAATCCGAAGCACGGCGATGGGAGCGGCGTTCAATATCGCCCGTGGGCTTCAGTTCTTCACGCCGGTGACTATCGCCAGAATCGCAGAGAAGCACGGTCTCGGCACAGGGATATCATTAGCGGCGATTTTCGCGCTCCTGACAGGAATTTGGATTTGGACCTTTCCGGAGACCAGGGGTAAGCGCTTGGACTCGGCATAACAGCCGGTTGCGCTGCGTAAGCGCGAAAGCCCCTCGACATGGTTTTCGAGAGGCCTAATCTGGATTTTGGCTGGGGGACAGGGATTCGAACCCCGATTCTACGGTCCAGAGCCGCATGTCCTGCCGTTGGACGATCCCCCAGTCTCACAGCATGCTATCGGCATCCCAACCGACAGCGCTTATGTCTGGTCGGGCCAGAATATAGGCCCTGCAATCAAACTGTCAAGCTGAACTCAACATCGGCCTGAAGGAATTTCAACGCCGTGAAACCAGCCGGACCACAAAGGCTTGCCCCACAATCTGAAAATCGGCTCGCGCGGCCATAATGCGGTTGCGCGCAGGTCGGGTCTCGCCCCGACTGATCCGCACGCCGGAGATATCGAACGCGGTCCCCCGGCAGGTCAGGCGGATGCGGTCGGACACCGGTATGATCGAAACGATACTGCCTCGCGCGCCGGAAAACCTGATCCCGCTGTCCTGAAGAAAGAATGCCTCGTAGGCGGGGCCGACCAGGCGCATTTTCGGAGCCTTGGGCTCAAGCGAGACGCAACGTCGAGTGAGCAGAAACAGGTTAGCCAGAAAATGGTCCGGCTCACCGATACTTGGCTCTACAATATCGATTGATTTCGCCCCGCGTTCGATACACTGATCAACCGCCAGTTCGGTATCGGTTTTGTCTTTGTTCACCGGGTACGTGAGCACCTTCGTGCGTGCACTGAGCTTCTTGGGCAGGCGTTTCAGCGAATCGAAGTCGCCAATCAGGAGATCGGGCACCATGCCGGAGCGCAGGAAAAAACGATAGCCGCCGTCGACAGCAACTTTGAAACACCCTCTCGCCAGCCCACGATAATACGGCAGGTCTCGTGCCAGGTAGCGGCCGGTCAAAAAACAGGTAGCTTTGTCCATGAGCACATCACAGGGTCATGCCGATTGCCGCCGCGCCCAGCAGCGGAGTTTTCTCTTCTATGATCACACCGACCGGAATTTGCCTCAGGAGATTCTCCATCTTGCCGTGATGCACAAACCGGCGCATGAACCGGCCCTGATCGAGAATCGTGACAATGCCTGGCGCTATATGGCCGCCGATATAAACGCCGCCGAGAGTCATCCCTTTCAGGGCGAGGCTGGCAGCCTCCGAGGCGTAGCAATCGACAAAGACCTTGACCGCCCGCGAGGCGGTTTCGTCCTTTCCGGCCAGGGCCATCTCGATGATTTTGGCGGGGCGGTCCTCGGCTGATTCCAGCCATGGGCCGCGCCGCCCTCCCTGGGTGTCTACGAGGAAATTGAAGATGTTCTCCAGCCCGCGATAGGATACAACGTCCTCCACTTCGACCCGCCCCAATTCCGAATAGAGATACTGCCACAGTTCCACCTCGAGTTGGTTGGCAGGCGCGAAATCTGAGTGGCCGCCCTCGGACGGTATCGGCCGGTTCTTGCCGCCCTCGACATGAATCAGCGCCTCGCCCAGACCGGTACCGGCAGCGATCAGCCCAAGGTTCCCATTGGCCGGTTCGACACCGCTGTTGAGCATGTAGATCTTTTCCCTGCCCAGTTGTGACAAACCATGCGCGGTGGCGACTACGTCGTTCACCAGGCGCACCTTGCGAAAGCCGAAATCGCGCTTCAGATCAGCGCTGGATAGTCGCCACGGAAGATTGGTGGTGGCGACAGTTTCGTGTATGACCGGGCCGGCCACACCCAAACAGGCGGTGGTGAACTCCGCGCGGCTTTTGCGCACGTAGAGTTTGAGAATATTGTCAAAACTGGAAAACTCGCGTACATGGAATACGGACTGCCCAATCAGGCGGAGGCCGTCTTTCCGCTCGGAGACTCGCGCCAGCTCGACCAACGAGCCGCTGATAAATCCGACCAGTAGACTTGCCATTAGAGATTATCCATCCGCCTCATGGTCTGTCGGGCAGGGTCGCCCGACAGCACAATGAGGGAGTCACCCGACAGCATGGTTACACTGTTATGCTCAACCTCACAGACGCTCAATGGAAACCGCCGTGCCGGTAACGTTGACCATCAGCATGCTGCCGCTGCCGCCAGGATGAATCGTTTCGTAGTCGAGATCGATACCGACAATTGCGTTCGCGCCGAGCGCCTGCGCGCGGGCCTCCATCTCGCTTACCGCGATTTCCCGCGCCTTCTGTAGTTCCTGTTCATACACCTCGGAACGCCCGCCGACAATATCTCGAATCGACGCAAACAGATCCTTGAACAGATTCGCGCCCAGTATGGCATCGCCGCTGACCAGGCCATGGTACTTGATGACTCTGTGCCCCTCTATCGTGGGCGTGGTTGATTTCAGCATCTCCATCTCTTGTTCTTATACTTCAATGTCATGATACCGACTCCGTTTCGATCACGCCAATCAATTGCTTGATCCTGAGAGCCACCGAGGCGCCATCCAGCCCGAGCATCCGGTACAGGTCGGCCGGTTTCCCTGACGACGCATAGCCGCTCACACCCAGTTTTGTCAGACGCGAAGCGCATCCCTGCTGGGCGAGGGCTGAGCCGATCGCGGTTCCGAGGCCGGTCTTCACATTATGATCTTCCAGTACGACAATGTCGGAGTACGTAGCGAGATGAGCGAGATCGTCGGGATGAAGGTCCGACCAGTCGGAAACCGAGATCAGTTCGACCCTGATCCCCTCGGCGGCCAGACGGTTCCAGGCGTCAAGGGCGTTAGCCAGTATATTCCCGGCTGAAACCAGTACGAGGCGCTCGCCGGAGCGGATTGTCTCCATCCGGCCATAGCGGTAGACATACTTGTCGCCAAAGAACGGCCGACCCTGTTCATCCGTCATCACCGACACAACCGAGCGACCCATGATTATGGCGAAATTGCCGCTTGTGCTGAGTGCGTGGCGTACCGCCCGATCGGTCTGGTTCGGATCGGCGGGCGTGATGACCTTCCAGCCGAAGGTCGAATTAAGCAGCGCGAAGTAGTCGATACATTGGTGGGTCTTACCGTCCTCACCGACATCGACCCCCGAATGCGTGCATACGAGTTTGAGATTGGCGTGGTTGATATCACTGAGGCGGGCCTGGTTGTAGGTCTCCACTATGCCAAAGACACCGAAATCGGCCCATATGGAAAGTGCCTGCTCTGCCGAGAGTGACCCGGCAGTCGCAGCAGTCGCGTGCTCGGTGATTCCGAACTGGAAGAAGTTGTCCGGATATTTCGCGGCGAACGAGTTGGTCTTAACCGAGCCGGTCAGGTCACAGTCAAACACCGCCACGCGGAAATCCTCGCGCCCGATATTGGCATCGGCCACGGACATAAGCGCCTTACCCCAGGCGCTGCGGTTGTCGCTCTTGGCATCTGGCGCATAGGTAGTCGGTGTGCCCGGATTCACCTTGAGCATGTGTGCTAGAGGTGGAGGGAATTCAGCAGGCGGTCCCTGCTTGCGACGCGCCTGATATGTGTCCAGGTCATCATGAGGTACTCCCAGCTCCTTGAGAGCGTCGACAACTCGATCAGGCTTGACCGCAGCGCCATGGTAGGCCTCATCGTTCTCCATGAACGACACCCCCTTCCCCATAATCGAGTGCGCCAGGATCATGTGCGGCGCGTGGTGATCGTGCGTGGCATGGTGCAGCGCCATGTAAACCTGGTCCAGGTCATGCGCGTCAATCTCCATCACCCGCCAGCCGTCGGCTTCCCATTCGCCGCGGATGTTTTGTGGCAGGATTTTGTCAATCGCGCCCGAGATTTGACGTTTGTTGTAATCGATCACGACGGTCAGATCATTAAGGCCGTACTTGACAACGTGGCGGCGCGATTCCCCGATTTGCCCCTTCTGCTGTTCGCCATCGCCCATGACCACGTAAGTATGGAACTTATGGCCCGACAGGCGCGCGTAAATTGCCTTACCGACACCCACCGCCAGCCCCTGGCCGAGATTGCCCGTTCCCCACTCAACACCGGGCACGCCACGTTCCACGTGCCCCTCGAACGGCGACCCGGCCATGCGAAAACCGTAGATCGCGAGGTCGACATCGTAAAACCCAGCATAGCCGAGCGCCACATAAACGCCCGGAGAGGTATGCCCGTGCGAGATGATGATCCGGTCGCGATCATCAGCATGCGGTTCCCTCGGATTGACCCGTGCGAAATGATACAGCGTCAGGTATGTCTCGAGCGAGGACATCGAACCGCCCGGATGTCCCGAGCCGGCGATAGAGGTCATCTTGATAATATCTCCGCGGCCGTGTTTGGTCAGCGCGCTCAGTTTGCTGTGCCACTGCTCGGAGAGTTTGCTTTCGGCAAATCCACGCCAGGAATCAAACATCTTATGCAACTGTCCTTTCGTTAGCGAAATGCGCGGCCTAGTGCCTTTGCGAAATACTCGAGGCCGGCCGCCGCGGAACCGTCGATAGAAATCACCAATGTAGGCAACCGGCGTGCGATCAACGCCTGGGCGTCGCCGATCGCCTGCGCGGCGATCAGTTGATCGAAACTGAACGGCTGCCCGGGAATGGCCAGATGCGCGTAGTTGTCGCGTACGAAGATCACGAACATGCCGACCGGCGGCCCACCCTTATACAACTGACCGATCGAGTGCAAGTAGTGCGGGCCGTAGCCGCGAAGCGTGGCCATGCCGGTCTTGTCCCGCACCAGACGCCGAAGTCTGCCTAGAGCCGACTCGGAATTGCGACTTGATTGAAAGTAGTTCAGGATAGAAAAATAGCGCGGCGCCCTGGCCCCGGCGAAGAACCGTTTCAGAAGATGGCCGAGATCGGTTTCCCGTTCGGCACGAGCCTGGACGCCCTCGTACGCGATCAGCGACAGCCGGCCCCAGCGCGAGTGTACCCGTGGCAAGGGAAGTCCACCCGCCCGTTCAAAGGCCGCGAGTATAGCGTTTGTGTTGTTCTTGCTTTCGGTGACATTGGGTTCATCGAATGGGTTGATCTCCAGATGATAGCCCGCAACCGCAGTGGCGGCCTCCCAGAGCAGGAACTGCCGGCCTAGCTCATCGGTGGAACCGAGTGTGATGTCTACCAGGGCGAACTTCTTCGCCGAAAGCGACGGCCTGAGTCTGTCCAACTCCGGTGTCCGTTCACCTGACATCTTCAGAAATACAAACGTCCGATCCGCGCCGTATTTCTCCGACTTGGTCAAGGGTTCCGCATCTATCGGGATGACTCCCTTGCCGTTCTTGCCGGTGGATTCCGCCACGAGCTGCTCAATCCACGGCACGAGCGGCGCGGCTTTCTTCGATGACGCGAATGTCAGTTTGTCACATCCATTCGCTGCACCGACAGCCAAAAGTGAACCAAGTAACAGGGCCGGATTGGTATCGTCGCGACGCTCCGCCAGGATCTTCTGCATCAGCAGGGCGTCGCCGACCAGGGCGCGCAGATCCACACCGGCAAAGATGCCGGGCACGAGCCCGAAATACGACAAGGCGGAATACCGCCCGCCGATATCCGCCGGATTCAGGAAGATCTTACGATACTTGTTGCGCCGCGCGAAGCGATGCAGGCCGCTGCCGCCGTCGGTGATGGCAACAAAGTGCTTGCCAATATCGCGCACGCCGGCATCCCGCAGTAGTCCCAGAAAGTAGGCCTCATGCGAGCGCGTTTCGACCGTGCCCCCGGATTTTGATGCAACTATGAAAAGCGTCTTCCTGAGATTGAGTCTGCGGGCAAGCGTCGTTATGGCACGTGGGTCAGTGGAATCCAACACGTCAAACGACTGCAGACTTGCCGGAAGACGGCACATACGGCGAAACAGGTCGGGGCAGAGCGATGATCCCCCCATGCCCATCAACACCACATGCTTGACGCCGTCGCGCAATACGTCGAGACCGAAATTCTCAATCGCGGCAACGCGGCGTTTCATCTGTGTCGCCGAATCGACCCAACCGAGTCGGTTGGCAATCAGCTCACGCACAGGCTTTGACGCAGTGAACACCGATGCGTCGCGACGCATGATTCGCGGGACGATTTCATCTTTGATGCCTTGTCGGACAGCCCGTTCGTAGGCGCGGGCCAATCGCCCCGGAGTTATCGCGATGCTTCCCTGCTTGACACTCATTGGTTGTATCTGACCTCTACTTCAGCGCGGCGATTTGTTTGACCAGCCCGGCGCGGTCCTTGGCTCCAAAAAACGCCGAGCCCATGACCAGAATGTCCGCACCTGCCGCGACCACGTCGGCGGCATTTGAGCTATCCACTCCACCATCGACAGCAATCTGTGTTCGCAGGCCATGACGCTTGATATAATCTCGCGCGGTTCGGACCTTTGGAAGTGCTCCCCGGATAAACTCCTGTCCTCCGAAACCGGGAAAGACCGACATGATTAACAGGTAATCAAACTGGTCCAGAAACGGAAGTACATTTTCGACCGGCATATCCGGGTTTATAGAAATGCCCGGTGCGACTCCAAGTTGTCGCAACTGCTCGGCGTGCGGCCCCGGCACCGGGTGAACCTCAAGATGAAACGTAATGCTGTCAGCCCCGGCTTTAACAAACGCCTCGAAGTACTTCTCCGGCTCGCTTAGCATCAAATGAACGTCGAGATAGCAGTCCGTGAGCCGATCGATGGTTTTGACGATTGACGGCCCGAAGGAGATGTTCGGCACAAAATGGCCGTCCATAATGTCGAGATGAAGAATATCGACGCCGGCCCGGTCGGCGCCGGCTATTTCGTCACCCAACCGGGCAAAATCCGCTCCCAAGATAGATGGTGCCAGCCTTGCCATGCGGGAATCTGGCGAATTGCTCCCGCATGGTCAACCCTCAAGTTGCGACCACTCGAGCCGCGCGAATTTAGTGGGGGCGGGTCCGCCGTGGCGGGAACCCGCCATTCAACTTCATTCCACGACCGTAAAAATCTCCCGATAGCCGCTTTCCACCAGTGTCGTAAATCGCCGATACCACGCCGCCCAGGCCTTGGACCCTCCGGCCGACAGGTGAGCCTTCTCGTACGCTGCGAGCGATGGGTAGGTGCTTTCCAATACAAGAGTATAATACTGGCCGACCAGGTCCGTCATAAGCCGAGGTTTATTGACGCCAGCTTCGCGAAGAAATTTCGCTCCTTTTTTCCATTCCTGTCTGGCCTGTTTGGCCTTTCCGAATTTCAGTTGGAATACATCACGTACTACGATCATCCTAACATCCTTTCCTGGTTTGAATCTTGAAACCGTAGAGTCCGACTCTGACTACAAGACCGCATGCAAACAAACCCAACCGGAATAACAGTTGTTCTCGCCGCTTGCGTATCCGGATCAGTCGCCA
It encodes the following:
- the lipB gene encoding lipoyl(octanoyl) transferase LipB translates to MSCELRIIDLGRTRYQTAWDFQKDLVRRRAESAVPDCLILTEHEPVITMGRGTDRTNLLVTADNLAARGVDLHEIERGGDITFHGPGQAVLYPIIDLRERGRDVRRYLRDLEQMVIETLADLGLVASVKEGLTGIWVENRKVGAIGVAVSKWISYHGVAINVNTDLDYFKLINPCGITQYPVGSVSQLVGREIKPAHFNELLVQHFADYFGYEAVNAPDGVRYMLDSFLETP
- a CDS encoding SDR family oxidoreductase translates to MYPELKGKCALVTGAARGFGRAIAIRLADEGVKVIVNYRRSKGDAEGVVAEIKSRGGQAMAIRADIGKEDSLERLFEVIRSECGHLDIVIANAAFGVPGKLIDTTAKHWDVTLAASARSLLDMAKRAVPLMNDFGRIISITSDGGRRVIPGYGVVGPAKAALESLTRGLAVELAPRGIRVNGVLAGLADTRSSRSIPGADTVISHAKFHTPCGRIVEPEDVAQVVAFLCSNQADMICGQFITVDGGRNIMG
- a CDS encoding MFS transporter, giving the protein MLLNEYDKPTKAHYQILLMSWAGWVFDFYDLILYTFLLTLIGKDLNLSNQDLSYVLGASLAATALGGVVFGVLSDRCGRKTVLQWTILTYSLGTLLCGFATGLWTLIAFRIITGLGVGGEWATGQTYVGETFHPKVRGRYGAYMQTGAPIGIALASVIGGFVAPEIGWRWSFIISVLPAAMVIHIRRSLPESDFWLERRKTAAFSLTNSPTPKSSEQNRLSLLLSKVHRRPFILVLVLATLDMTAYWFTYSWLPGYLQQQRQFSLVKSALWMLVTQTGGFLGYTSFGFVADKLGRRPAYSIYCFIMALGLLMITLMWDAIAANPTVILLFMFLVGFGTGMFGGYGPLISELFPTGIRSTAMGAAFNIARGLQFFTPVTIARIAEKHGLGTGISLAAIFALLTGIWIWTFPETRGKRLDSA
- a CDS encoding thiamine diphosphokinase, which gives rise to MDKATCFLTGRYLARDLPYYRGLARGCFKVAVDGGYRFFLRSGMVPDLLIGDFDSLKRLPKKLSARTKVLTYPVNKDKTDTELAVDQCIERGAKSIDIVEPSIGEPDHFLANLFLLTRRCVSLEPKAPKMRLVGPAYEAFFLQDSGIRFSGARGSIVSIIPVSDRIRLTCRGTAFDISGVRISRGETRPARNRIMAARADFQIVGQAFVVRLVSRR
- the glk gene encoding glucokinase translates to MASLLVGFISGSLVELARVSERKDGLRLIGQSVFHVREFSSFDNILKLYVRKSRAEFTTACLGVAGPVIHETVATTNLPWRLSSADLKRDFGFRKVRLVNDVVATAHGLSQLGREKIYMLNSGVEPANGNLGLIAAGTGLGEALIHVEGGKNRPIPSEGGHSDFAPANQLEVELWQYLYSELGRVEVEDVVSYRGLENIFNFLVDTQGGRRGPWLESAEDRPAKIIEMALAGKDETASRAVKVFVDCYASEAASLALKGMTLGGVYIGGHIAPGIVTILDQGRFMRRFVHHGKMENLLRQIPVGVIIEEKTPLLGAAAIGMTL
- a CDS encoding heavy metal-binding domain-containing protein, whose translation is MLKSTTPTIEGHRVIKYHGLVSGDAILGANLFKDLFASIRDIVGGRSEVYEQELQKAREIAVSEMEARAQALGANAIVGIDLDYETIHPGGSGSMLMVNVTGTAVSIERL
- a CDS encoding transketolase; this translates as MFDSWRGFAESKLSEQWHSKLSALTKHGRGDIIKMTSIAGSGHPGGSMSSLETYLTLYHFARVNPREPHADDRDRIIISHGHTSPGVYVALGYAGFYDVDLAIYGFRMAGSPFEGHVERGVPGVEWGTGNLGQGLAVGVGKAIYARLSGHKFHTYVVMGDGEQQKGQIGESRRHVVKYGLNDLTVVIDYNKRQISGAIDKILPQNIRGEWEADGWRVMEIDAHDLDQVYMALHHATHDHHAPHMILAHSIMGKGVSFMENDEAYHGAAVKPDRVVDALKELGVPHDDLDTYQARRKQGPPAEFPPPLAHMLKVNPGTPTTYAPDAKSDNRSAWGKALMSVADANIGREDFRVAVFDCDLTGSVKTNSFAAKYPDNFFQFGITEHATAATAGSLSAEQALSIWADFGVFGIVETYNQARLSDINHANLKLVCTHSGVDVGEDGKTHQCIDYFALLNSTFGWKVITPADPNQTDRAVRHALSTSGNFAIIMGRSVVSVMTDEQGRPFFGDKYVYRYGRMETIRSGERLVLVSAGNILANALDAWNRLAAEGIRVELISVSDWSDLHPDDLAHLATYSDIVVLEDHNVKTGLGTAIGSALAQQGCASRLTKLGVSGYASSGKPADLYRMLGLDGASVALRIKQLIGVIETESVS
- the rpe gene encoding ribulose-phosphate 3-epimerase; the protein is MARLAPSILGADFARLGDEIAGADRAGVDILHLDIMDGHFVPNISFGPSIVKTIDRLTDCYLDVHLMLSEPEKYFEAFVKAGADSITFHLEVHPVPGPHAEQLRQLGVAPGISINPDMPVENVLPFLDQFDYLLIMSVFPGFGGQEFIRGALPKVRTARDYIKRHGLRTQIAVDGGVDSSNAADVVAAGADILVMGSAFFGAKDRAGLVKQIAALK
- a CDS encoding NIPSNAP family protein, which encodes MIVVRDVFQLKFGKAKQARQEWKKGAKFLREAGVNKPRLMTDLVGQYYTLVLESTYPSLAAYEKAHLSAGGSKAWAAWYRRFTTLVESGYREIFTVVE